One stretch of Kluyveromyces marxianus DMKU3-1042 DNA, complete genome, chromosome 8 DNA includes these proteins:
- the IZH1 gene encoding PAQR-type receptor encodes MSATTTLRHRKSISVKLEKLTPVVVTGSEKRLYKFDELPEWQQDNEMIITGYIRETRSVKKCLKSLFQFHNESINIYTHLIPTITYLLLLVGLANAYLIPRFPDSTMTQYLMINFFLLGAVLCLGCSSFFHCLKQHSESHCHIWSKVDYMGIIIMITCSMISILYYGFHDHIFHFKCFTVFTVVLGTICTVFALHDKFDSKTFRPFRAMFYVTFGLSGVVPILTGFYKFGAYEAIRRTQLKYILFEGMFYIAGAVIYGFRFPEVLAPGKFDFVGHSHQIFHIMVVLGSICHFRAIIGSYIFMHTGLHHSSFVLSR; translated from the coding sequence ATGAGTGCTACTACTACGTTGAGACACAGAAAGAGTATTTCTGTAAAGCTTGAGAAACTGACCCCTGTTGTGGTTACCGGATCTGAGAAACGGTTGTACAAGTTTGACGAGTTGCCAGAATGGCAGCAGGATAATGAGATGATCATCACGGGGTACATCAGGGAGACGCGAAGCGTCAAGAAGTGTTTGAAGTCGCTTTTCCAGTTCCACAACGAGTCGATCAACATATACACGCATTTGATTCCAACCATCACGTATCTGTTGTTACTCGTGGGGCTGGCCAATGCGTATCTAATTCCGAGATTTCCGGACAGCACCATGACGCAATATTTGATgataaacttctttttgctgGGTGCTGTGCTGTGTCTTGGATGCAGCAGCTTTTTCCACTGCTTGAAACAGCACTCTGAGTCGCACTGTCACATCTGGTCCAAGGTGGACTACATGGGGATCATCATAATGATCACGTGCTCTATGATTTCGATTCTATACTATGGGTTCCACGACCACATATTCCATTTCAAGTGCTTCACGGTGTTCACCGTGGTGCTGGGGACGATATGCACCGTGTTCGCATTGCACGACAAGTTCGATTCCAAGACTTTCAGACCATTCAGAGCCATGTTCTATGTTACCTTCGGGTTAAGTGGTGTTGTTCCGATCTTGACAGGTTTCTATAAATTCGGAGCATACGAAGCTATCCGGAGAACGCAGTTGAAGTACATCCTTTTTGAAGGTATGTTTTATATAGCTGGCGCTGTTATCTACGGCTTCAGGTTCCCGGAAGTGCTTGCCCCAGGCAAGTTTGACTTTGTCGGCCATTCTCATCAGATTTTCCACATTATGGTCGTTCTAGGCTCCATTTGCCATTTCAGAGCCATTATCGGTTCATACATCTTTATGCATACTGGTCTACACCACTCGAGCTTTGTCTTGTCTAGATAG
- the PUF6 gene encoding Puf6p, whose product MAPTTKKVNKRQSASKDSGKIVKRAKNISVYSSDEESDAALHGLSSEDELDDASEDELDNASEESEDSDESDALDEDSEANSDEEDNEETGADEKKEGNGVSQHAEQRKTLKERKLQRKSGERVQQIKSLWEKLRVKSPPIPKPVREKLCNEIWELSSDCIEDLVLKHDASRIVQTLVKYSSKERREQITLALKDKIYVLATSSYGKYLLVKLLHYGSRSSRQLIIDQLHGSLRKLMRHREGAYVVEDLFVLYASQEQRNQMIREFWGSEYAAFRETHKGLTIEQVCETSVEKRNIIARNLIGTITASVEKGSAGFQILHAAMREYVKIANEKEISEFIELLEEHFAELVHTPEGAEVAATLIAKANAKERKAIIKNLKEHTLKLIQNEHGAVVFITLLMTVDDTVLVSKAFAPSIKEELATLIVDKFGRRPFLFLLLGLDGKYFGPNLKKELEKYIKMSENTSKKPFDQRRLELLKRFAPMILSTTNEHYKEILNENIGSQFVADLLVNDEVYEQLSEADQKLFAELVDTVAIYFKGDISDYDHPINKPFSARLLKSLIQNGRYNVKAKKLEPLQKVQGLGVPFAQRFYEDIIDSSNLLDWINKPSSSFTIVALYEALHGTKEGKQFDKDLKKVIKEISADESNKGAHLLLKLIKQ is encoded by the coding sequence ATGGCACCAACTACTAAGAAAGTTAATAAACGTCAATCAGCATCCAAGGATTCTGGAAAGATCGTTAAGAGAGCTAAGAACATTAGTGTTTATTCTAGTGACGAAGAATCTGATGCTGCTCTTCACGGTTTATCTTCGGAAGACGAATTAGATGATGCCAGTGAGGACGAACTTGACAACGCATCAGAAGAATCCGAAGATTCCGATGAATCTGACGctcttgatgaagatagCGAAGCAAACAGTGACGAAGAAGACAATGAAGAAACTGGTGCTgatgagaaaaaagaaggaaacgGCGTTAGCCAACACGcagaacaaagaaagactCTAAAGGAGAGAAAACTTCAACGTAAATCCGGTGAACGTGTTCAGCAAATCAAAAGTCTATGGGAAAAATTACGTGTTAAGAGTCCTCCAATCCCAAAGCCTGTGCGTGAAAAGTTGTGCAATGAAATCTGGGAACTTTCCAGTGACTGTATCGAAGATCTAGTCTTGAAGCACGATGCTTCCAGAATTGTTCAAACTCTAGTCAAATACTCATCCAAGGAACGTAGAGAACAAATAACATTGGCCTTGAAGGACAAGATTTATGTGCTTGCAACTTCGTCCTATGGTAAATATTTGTTGGTTAAATTGTTGCATTACGGTTCTAGAAGCTCTCGTCAACTCATCATCGACCAGTTACACGGAAGTCTAAGAAAACTAATGAGACATCGTGAAGGTGCTTATGTTGTGGAAgatttgtttgttttatatGCTTCTCAAGAGCAAAGAAACCAAATGATCCGTGAGTTCTGGGGTTCTGAATATGCTGCCTTTAGAGAAACCCACAAAGGTCTAACCATTGAACAAGTTTGTGAAACAAGTgtggaaaagagaaacatCATCGCTAGAAACTTGATTGGTACAATCACTGCTTCCGTTGAAAAGGGTTCTGCAGGTTTCCAAATTTTGCACGCTGCTATGAGAGAATATGTCAAGATTGCCAACGAGAAGGAAATCTCGGAATTTATTGAgcttttggaagaacatTTCGCCGAACTAGTACATACCCCAGAAGGTGCCGAAGTCGCTGCAACATTGATCGCAAAGGCTAACgccaaagaaagaaaggctataatcaagaatttgaaggaaCACACTCTAAAATTGattcaaaatgaacatGGTGCCGTTGTTTTCATTACTTTGTTGATGACAGTTGATGATACCGTCTTAGTCTCCAAGGCCTTTGCACCATcaatcaaagaagaattagcTACCTTGATAGTGGATAAGTTTGGCAGAAGACCATTCCTTTTCTTGCTGTTAGGTCTTGATGGTAAATACTTTGGTCCtaacttgaagaaagaactaGAAAAGTACATCAAAATGTCTGAAAATACTTCTAAGAAGCCTTTTGACCAAAGAAGACTGGAATTGCTTAAGAGATTTGCTCCAATGATCCTATCAACAACCAATGAACATTACAAAGAAATTTTAAACGAAAACATAGGGTCTCAGTTCGTAGCAGATCTACTAGTTAATGACGAAGTGTACGAACAATTGTCAGAAGCCGATCAAAAACTCTTTGCTGAACTCGTCGATACTGTTGCTATATATTTCAAGGGTGATATATCCGATTATGATCATCCTATTAACAAACCATTTTCAGCAAGATTGTTGAAATCGTTGATTCAAAACGGTAGGTATAATGTTAAGGCCAAAAAGCTCGAACCACTCCAAAAAGTGCAAGGATTAGGCGTTCCTTTTGCTCAAAGATTCTATGAGGATATCATTGATTCAAGCAACCTTCTTGACTGGATCAATAAGCCAAGCAGCTCATTTACTATCGTGGCATTGTACGAAGCTTTGCATGGTACtaaagaaggaaaacaaTTCGACAAGGATTTGAAAAAGGTAATTAAAGAAATATCGGCCGACGAATCAAACAAGGGTGCACACCTACTATTAAAGTTGATTAAACAATGA
- the TPT1 gene encoding tRNA 2'-phosphotransferase translates to MEPKNREVSISKALAYLLRHGAVKEKLPIDYNGYIELDSLLQHNRLKSLKATVPEIEHIVASNDKKRFHLKEDPDTGKLMICAVQGHSLKQIKPSEEVLEPITKTDQLPDHLVHGTNIKNCIQILESGYIKKMNRNHVHLSPGITGKHSEVISGMRYSSNVFIHVKRTQEAVDKLKIFKSLNNVFLSSLDIPLEYIELIQVRPPNAQVSNESNSPKNHQLKLLEELASNNSIKVEYM, encoded by the coding sequence ATGGAACCCAAGAACAGGGAAGTCTCTATCTCCAAAGCGTTGGCTTATTTATTGAGGCACGGTGCCGTTAAAGAGAAGCTACCTATCGATTACAATGGTTACATTGAACTGGATTCACTGTTACAGCATAATAGACTTAAAAGTTTGAAAGCTACTGTGCCAGAAATAGAACATATTGTTGCCAGTAATGACAAGAAACGATTTCATCTTAAGGAAGATCCAGATACTGGGAAACTAATGATTTGTGCAGTGCAAGGTCATTCTCTAAAACAGATCAAACCATCTGAAGAAGTATTGGAACCCATCACAAAGACTGACCAATTGCCCGACCACTTAGTTCACGGAActaatatcaaaaactGCATTCAAATCCTTGAATCGGGttatataaagaaaatgaacagGAATCATGTGCACTTGTCACCGGGCATCACAGGTAAGCATTCAGAAGTCATCAGCGGGATGAGATACTCAAGTAATGTTTTCATTCATGTGAAAAGAACTCAAGAAGCGGTCGATAAActcaaaatattcaaatcaCTCAACAATGTATTTCTTTCCTCCCTTGATATCCCATTAGAATACATAGAGCTCATTCAAGTTAGGCCGCCAAATGCTCAAGTGTCCAACGAATCAAACTCTCCAAAGAATCATCAATTGAAACTATTAGAAGAACTCGCATCAAATAACAGCATCAAAGTTGAATACATGTAG
- the VPS3 gene encoding CORVET complex subunit VPS3: protein MDNDTTSNVVSTSFDVIGSLYAIAPLIENVPEEYDYSCIEYYDKHIYLGTTSGKLLHYFELDAGNYTLISQLEFNDSEDSSIDRITLLPEIDRALVLSEGEVKLFLLPEFAPATNVYSIKNITDFCPLNYSKTSNAYPCFMFSNDTIIGVSVSPKQMKIEKTYGVKGIQVALPITDKRKLMGAVDNTYSIIDPQKESTIPLFKVCEEDAKELTPTIANFGKNEYIVICGISNEESCMGLILNDEGEITQGTIVIEKYPTRIAVEYPYVFAELHGSKTVNIHMLKENDDPEVVQSISREDPFHISKTQRSFPAKYYNKQLVELLRYVPLTGEKLQFREDQEKAYVERNIDIETDMLLYGKDGISYLQQKPNLLNITSFGEETIPTLEKYISLNPLSNYSKLEHNYFHILYILMLVFHCNSIDETLIEKWLRCADVVDIRILLYFFDFKIYGDLWIPNGLLEFTEKLHQLKLIHKCKDVPKVLHFLKRRLKEESADGLKDSANIYLSLDIILLHMDMKERKVNIKNYEDTSYHVIIEELSKEEDDYAEVLLELYEQLNDIEGILKILRRKDSRRLIKFMKDNVDKLPETYSEEDMIKDISTALKSNHEFENNEVVYDVLELMKILSIDTTKFTSRIEDSEMKAFLLEKLGVTTTKDLDFLYQYYKTKLTNCNTKLMDSMNIRITSYVTNLNYDKPTLKKYLQTKLDDSDDYSTLLDVGRKLIDVEKRLNETKDSFLDEIDATYILRLLLVETEDLEATLGSEKLLELYLSWNDFSAVDTIVEGNEESILQILDHYVSLKNETVLCRFLVRNKTQISSMHSNREVFEKIPPTIPLNLLQELLFPVFRRNNNTMQNLHIEKGILKHYLQALKGIERRLEP from the coding sequence ATGGACAACGATACTACTTCAAACGTCGTTTCTACGTCTTTTGACGTGATAGGAAGTCTATATGCTATTGCACCGTTAATCGAAAATGTGCCTGAAGAATATGACTATTCATGCATTGAATATTACGACAAACACATCTATTTAGGAACTACTTCGGGGAAGTTACTACATTATTTTGAATTAGATGCCGGAAACTACACTTTAATATCTCAGCTAGAGTTCAATGACAGCGAAGACTCTTCTATAGACAGGATAACACTTTTACCAGAAATTGATAGAGCGCTTGTGTTATCTGAGGGAGAGGTAAAGTTGTTCCTACTACCAGAGTTTGCTCCTGCGACTAATGTGTATAGTATAAAAAACATCACAGACTTTTGTCCTTTAAATTATTCCAAAACATCTAATGCTTATCCTTGTTTTATGTTCTCAAATGATACCATTATCGGTGTCAGTGTCAGTCCGAAACAGATGAAGATCGAAAAGACGTATGGCGTTAAAGGGATCCAAGTCGCATTGCCTATAACTgataaaagaaaattaaTGGGTGCCGTCGATAACACTTATAGTATCATTGATCCTCAGAAAGAATCTACTATTCCCCTATTTAAAGTATGCGAAGAAGATGCGAAAGAATTGACTCCAACTATCGCCAACTTTGGTAAGAACGAGTATATTGTTATTTGTGGAATATCAAATGAAGAAAGCTGTATGGGATTGATTTTGAATGATGAAGGTGAGATTACTCAGGGGACAATTGTCATTGAGAAGTATCCCACAAGAATAGCGGTCGAGTATCCATATGTTTTCGCCGAGTTACATGGATCTAAAACTGTGAATATTCATATGcttaaagaaaatgatgacCCAGAGGTAGTGCAATCAATTTCTAGAGAAGATCCATTTCATATCTCAAAGACTCAAAGGTCTTTCCCTGCAAAGTACTATAATAAACAACTAGTGGAACTTTTGCGATACGTACCACTCACAGGTGAAAAACTCCAATTTCGGGAGGACCAAGAAAAGGCATACGTTGAGAGAAATATCGACATAGAAACAGATATGCTTCTCTATGGAAAAGACGGTATATCTTATTTACAACAAAAGCCCAATTTACTCAATATTACTAGCTTTGGGGAAGAAACGATCCCTACCCttgaaaagtatatttCCTTAAATCCTTTGTCCAATTACAGTAAACTGGAGCACAACTACTTTCATATTCTATACATATTGATGCTGGTATTTCATTGCAATTCAATCGATGAGACATTGATAGAAAAATGGCTGCGATGCGCTGACGTCGTGGACATCCGAATCcttctttatttctttgacttCAAAATTTATGGAGATTTATGGATTCCGAATGGGTTACTGGAGTTTACTGAAAAGCTTCACCAACTTAAACTTATCCATAAGTGCAAAGATGTGCCtaaagttcttcatttcCTGAAAAGGCGTCTAAAGGAGGAGTCTGCTGATGGTTTGAAAGACAGTGCTAATATCTATTTAAGTTTAGATATCATATTGTTACACATGGATATGAAGGAGAGGAAAGTAAATATAAAAAACTATGAAGACACAAGCTATCACGTAATAATAGAAGAATTAAGCAAAGAAGAGGACGATTATGCAGAAGTCCTATTGGAATTATACGAGCAACTAAATGATATAGAAGGGATACTTAAAATATTAAGGCGAAAAGATAGCAGACGCTTAATAAAGTTTATGAAGGACAATGTCGATAAGCTACCCGAAACTTATTCTGAGGAAGACATGATAAAAGATATTTCAACGGCGCTAAAAAGCAACcatgaatttgaaaataacGAGGTAGTCTATGATGTGTtggaattgatgaaaatcTTATCCATTGATACTACCAAATTTACTTCACGTATTGAAGATTCAGAAATGAAAGCATTCTTATTAGAAAAATTGGGTGTCACAACCACGAAGGATCTAGACTTCTTATATCAATACTACAAAACTAAGTTAACAAATTGCAATACAAAGTTGATGGACTCAATGAACATCCGTATTACATCCTATGTTACAAACTTAAACTACGACAAACCAACATTAAAGAAATATTTACAGACTAAACTTGATGATTCCGATGATTATTCAACACTTTTAGATGTTGGTCGCAAGTTAATCGATGTCGAGAAAAGGTtaaatgaaacaaaagactcttttcttgatgaaATAGATGCAACATATATCCTAAGACTTCTTCTGGTAGAAACGGAAGATTTAGAAGCCACCCTCGGTTCGGAGAAATTGTTAGAATTGTACTTGTCCTGGAATGATTTTTCAGCAGTAGATACAATAGTGGAAGGAAATGAAGAGAGCATATTACAAATATTGGATCATTATGTCAGTCTCAAAAATGAGACAGTATTATGCCGTTTCCTTGTAAGAAACAAAACCCAAATCAGTAGCATGCATTCAAACAGAGAGGTATTTGAGAAAATTCCACCAACAATACCACTTAACTTACTACAAGAGTTATTATTTCCCGTATTTAGGAGGAACAATAACACGATGCAAAATCTTCATATCGAGAAAGGGATCCTAAAACATTATTTACAAGCATTAAAAGGTATCGAAAGGCGTTTAGAGCCTTGA
- the RSM28 gene encoding mitochondrial 37S ribosomal protein mS46 RSM28 has translation MIGSFVSRRAYGTVSPDFLASVLQRVKDVPQRLAEAQKAEAKKFSQRKNSRGDRRRDGRPSNRDSSWRNNESREPAVQTGAFKKRGAKLENTNEYNEISGKVDNFAARKSRRSTEKRTRRTVPGLKLSSTLGSSSRNVTQTVSNSSTYVPQDPTPLSLLKYRPNLAPTFTSKALKYTISTLKESNFPLNRSFNDGIIVDGKVVNKRLTANMENFGEFIPASDLKLQLEPLTKNFKVVSDLEKLEQSVKGKFHTLKPFAKKDFAKLSKSEEKRTQLFNNSETVRNSLNQSSTLDAAEKELLYKCCSGLAPISELRN, from the coding sequence ATGATTGGGTCTTTCGTGTCAAGAAGAGCTTACGGAACTGTTTCTCCGGACTTCTTAGCGTCTGTTCTACAAAGAGTCAAAGACGTTCCACAAAGGCTTGCTGAAGCACAGAAGGCTGAAGCTAAGAAATTCAGTCAACGCAAGAACTCCCGTGGTGatagaagaagagatgGTAGACCATCAAACCGTGATAGCAGTTGGAGAAATAATGAATCAAGAGAACCAGCGGTGCAAACTGGAGCTTTCAAGAAGCGTGGTGCTAAGCTAGAGAATACAAACGAATATAATGAGATATCAGGAAAAGTTGATAACTTTGCTGCTAGAAAATCGCGTAGAAGTACTGAAAAGAGAACTCGTAGGACAGTTCCAGGTTTGAAGCTCTCCAGTACTCTAGGCTCAAGCTCGAGAAATGTGACACAAACCGTCAGTAACTCTTCAACTTATGTGCCACAAGATCCAACACCTTTGTCCTTATTGAAGTATAGACCAAACTTGGCTCCAACCTTCACATCTAAGGCATTGAAATATACCATCTCCACCTTGAAGGAATCGAACTTTCCACTCAACCGTTCGTTCAACGACGGTATCATTGTGGATGGGAAGGTCGTCAATAAGCGTTTAACAGCTAATATGGAAAACTTTGGGGAATTCATCCCGGCTTCAGACCTAAAATTACAATTGGAACCATTGACCAAAAACTTTAAAGTTGTTTCCGATCTTGAGAAATTGGAACAATCCGTCAAGGGTAAATTCCACACTCTAAAACCTTTTGCGAAGAAAGATTTTGCTAAACTTTCCAAGtcagaagagaagagaacTCAATTATTCAATAACAGTGAGACCGTCAGGAACAGTTTAAATCAAAGTAGCACACTAGATGCTGCTGAAAAGGAACTCTTATATAAGTGCTGCTCTGGTTTGGCACCAATCTCTGAATTGAGAAATTAG
- the MZM1 gene encoding Mzm1p (mitochondrial), with the protein MSRALAAYRNGLRAARVAFGGDTRMLVAARQKMREGMINPPNPELSPDEQIKHMNDVAQFLRQNIVQGKKAEGDKYHLNIHKDTELGDNETIKTAKKTLVAQGGGCCGGGSGLYK; encoded by the coding sequence ATGTCAAGAGCTTTGGCAGCATACAGAAACGGATTAAGAGCGGCCCGTGTGGCTTTTGGCGGAGATACACGCATGTTGGTTGCCGCAAGACAAAAGATGAGAGAAGGGATGATTAACCCTCCAAACCCAGAACTCTCTCCTGATGAACAGATCAAACACATGAACGATGTGGCCCAGTTCTTGAGAcaaaatattgttcaagGCAAGAAAGCAGAGGGAGACAAGTATCATCTAAATATTCACAAAGACACTGAATTGGGGGACAATGAAACCATCAAAACTGCAAAGAAGACCTTAGTGGCTCAAGGAGGCGGATGCTGTGGTGGTGGCTCTGGACTCTACAAATAG